The following proteins are co-located in the Sphingobacteriaceae bacterium genome:
- the asnB gene encoding asparagine synthase (glutamine-hydrolyzing), which translates to MCGIAGQLQLNLQQIPGLNNSLRVMNQIQKHRGPDGSGFFENANHSIGFTHQRLSIIDLSTGDQPMTNEYGITICYNGEIYNYLELKKELTGYPFKTSSDTEVILAAFQKWGHDCVNHLRGMFAFAVWNENTQQMFIARDRFGIKPFYYTIQNNNFYFASEAKTLLPFIDNIEINNTALKDYLYFQLYLGEHTLIQSIKELPPAHTLIIQDGKIQIKKYWEIYYNINHGKKASYFEETLHELIYESVKIHTRSDVPIGAYISGGIDSSIIASIASKVSTNKDEFLGFTGKFTYGEMYDESFYARKLAEKAKIGLHEIDINHKDFVDSIENVIYHLDFPIAGPGSFPQYHVSKLAAQHRKVVLGGQGGDEIFGGYTRYLIAYFEQCIKGAIDNTLHNGNFVVTYESIIPNLISLQNYKPLLKEFFKDGLFDPIDKRYFRLINRAPDLNKEIKWDQLDGYKPFESFAKIFNGDNVGKESYFDKMTHFDFKTLLPALLQVEDRMSMAHGLESRVPFLDHPLIEFAATIPADVKFKDGTLKMILTNTMKSELPDEIINRKHKMGFPVPLNDWIGNELKEFIGDIFTSEKARTRGYINSDEVLNGLKTESKFGRKIWGLLSLELWHKQFIDKHHQYKKLITKN; encoded by the coding sequence ATGTGTGGAATAGCAGGACAATTACAATTAAATCTACAACAAATACCCGGATTAAATAACTCATTAAGAGTGATGAATCAAATTCAAAAACACCGTGGACCGGACGGTTCAGGATTTTTTGAAAATGCAAATCACTCAATAGGTTTCACACATCAGCGTTTAAGCATCATTGATTTAAGTACAGGTGATCAACCAATGACCAATGAATATGGCATTACCATTTGTTACAACGGTGAAATTTACAATTACCTGGAACTTAAAAAAGAATTGACAGGTTATCCTTTCAAAACTTCATCGGATACCGAAGTGATATTGGCCGCTTTTCAAAAATGGGGACACGATTGTGTTAACCATTTGAGAGGTATGTTCGCATTTGCTGTTTGGAATGAGAATACACAACAAATGTTTATAGCCAGAGACCGATTTGGTATTAAACCTTTTTACTACACCATTCAAAATAATAACTTTTATTTCGCATCCGAAGCTAAAACACTACTTCCCTTTATCGATAATATTGAAATAAATAATACCGCACTTAAAGATTATTTATATTTTCAACTTTACCTCGGTGAGCATACCTTAATACAAAGCATAAAAGAATTACCTCCTGCGCATACTTTAATTATTCAAGACGGAAAAATTCAAATCAAAAAGTATTGGGAAATATATTACAACATCAACCACGGCAAAAAGGCTTCTTATTTTGAAGAAACTTTACACGAACTCATTTACGAATCGGTGAAAATTCATACCAGAAGCGATGTGCCAATAGGAGCTTACATTAGCGGTGGTATCGATTCTTCCATCATTGCTTCAATAGCTTCAAAAGTATCTACCAATAAAGATGAATTTTTAGGATTCACCGGTAAATTTACTTATGGTGAAATGTACGACGAAAGTTTTTACGCCAGGAAATTAGCGGAAAAAGCCAAAATCGGCTTGCACGAAATTGATATCAACCATAAAGATTTTGTTGACTCCATTGAAAACGTAATTTATCACCTCGATTTTCCTATTGCCGGGCCAGGTTCTTTTCCGCAATATCACGTTTCTAAACTCGCAGCTCAACATCGTAAAGTAGTGTTAGGCGGACAAGGCGGAGATGAAATTTTTGGAGGATACACCAGATACTTAATTGCTTACTTTGAACAATGTATTAAAGGCGCCATTGACAATACGCTTCACAATGGAAACTTTGTAGTAACTTATGAATCCATAATTCCTAATTTGATTTCACTTCAAAATTACAAACCGCTCTTAAAAGAATTTTTTAAAGACGGATTATTCGACCCTATTGATAAACGTTATTTTAGACTAATAAATCGAGCACCGGATTTAAATAAAGAAATTAAGTGGGACCAATTAGATGGGTATAAACCTTTCGAGTCCTTCGCAAAAATATTTAATGGTGATAATGTAGGTAAAGAATCATACTTTGATAAAATGACTCATTTTGATTTCAAAACTTTACTTCCTGCACTTTTACAGGTTGAAGACAGAATGAGCATGGCACATGGACTCGAATCCAGAGTGCCGTTTTTGGATCATCCATTGATAGAATTTGCAGCAACTATTCCGGCCGATGTGAAATTTAAAGACGGAACACTGAAAATGATTTTAACCAATACCATGAAAAGTGAACTGCCCGATGAAATTATAAACCGTAAACACAAAATGGGTTTCCCGGTTCCTTTAAACGATTGGATTGGTAATGAACTAAAAGAATTTATTGGAGATATTTTTACCAGCGAAAAAGCCAGAACAAGAGGATATATAAATAGCGATGAAGTATTAAACGGATTAAAAACAGAAAGTAAATTTGGACGAAAAATATGGGGATTATTATCCCTTGAATTGTGGCATAAACAATTTATAGATAAACATCATCAATATAAAAAATTAATAACTAAAAACTAA
- a CDS encoding NAD-dependent epimerase/dehydratase family protein has product MKVLISGGCGQIGSHVAELLLKRGDQVITIDNLATGRREHLTDHPNLKVIIDTISDKKLIDQTIKEFKPDAIVHTAASYKDPDDWYNDTLTNCVGGSNLIHAAKEFGVKRFIYFQTALCYGVKPLHQPIRLDHPKFPANSSYAITKTANEDFLEISGLDFVTFRLANVVGPRNVSGPLPIFFQRLKDGKKCFVTKARRDFVYVMDLAKNVVKACDGIGKGAYHFSSGSDVAIIELYDAVVKAMGISPYPEVEIKELGADDAPSILLDPSRTFQDFGKIEFTPIEETVKAAIDYFKVHGTLGEYTHLKHEKSK; this is encoded by the coding sequence ATGAAAGTACTAATCTCAGGCGGTTGCGGACAAATAGGATCCCATGTTGCCGAACTCTTATTAAAAAGAGGCGATCAGGTAATTACCATTGATAATTTGGCCACCGGCCGCCGAGAACATTTAACAGATCACCCGAATCTTAAAGTAATAATCGACACCATTTCGGATAAAAAATTAATCGATCAAACTATAAAAGAATTTAAACCGGATGCTATTGTTCACACGGCCGCTTCTTACAAAGATCCGGATGATTGGTATAATGATACCTTAACCAATTGCGTTGGCGGTAGTAATTTAATTCATGCCGCAAAAGAATTTGGGGTGAAACGATTTATTTATTTCCAAACTGCTTTATGTTATGGAGTAAAACCACTTCATCAACCAATTCGCCTGGATCACCCTAAATTTCCGGCTAATAGTAGTTATGCCATTACCAAAACAGCCAATGAAGATTTTCTTGAAATTTCAGGATTAGATTTTGTTACTTTCCGTTTAGCCAATGTTGTTGGACCTAGAAATGTGAGTGGTCCACTTCCAATCTTTTTCCAAAGACTCAAAGACGGAAAAAAATGTTTCGTTACCAAAGCCAGAAGAGATTTTGTTTACGTTATGGATTTAGCTAAAAATGTGGTGAAAGCTTGCGATGGTATTGGCAAAGGTGCTTATCACTTTTCTTCAGGAAGTGATGTAGCGATTATTGAATTATATGATGCAGTAGTGAAAGCCATGGGAATTTCTCCTTATCCGGAAGTAGAAATTAAAGAATTAGGGGCCGATGATGCACCTTCGATATTATTAGATCCGAGCAGAACTTTTCAGGATTTTGGGAAAATTGAATTCACTCCTATTGAAGAAACCGTAAAAGCGGCGATCGATTATTTTAAAGTTCATGGTACCTTGGGCGAGTATACTCACTTAAAGCATGAAAAAAGTAAATAA